The proteins below come from a single Streptomyces tubercidicus genomic window:
- a CDS encoding esterase-like activity of phytase family protein, translated as MSLRQLRRPLMVALPLAVLATAVVLGQTTAQAGPASAVVTGSAQLPAVPLGEFSNALLPGSVGNDRGVKLGGIGSDIFPAGRAGEFWTVTDRGPNGQIKVDGSKRRTFPVPGFDPALVKIKVRGDRVSVLEAHPVTTRSGKAVTGLPNQRGRDEAPYTYDAGKPLRYDPNGLDTEGVVRAADGSFWLADEYGPSLVHVSASGRVLARHVPKGLHLTGTDYPVVESLPKLLQKRATNRGFEGLALLPDGDLVAAVQSPLSNPDTAAGEASRTARLLRFSPGKGAVTAEYAYRFDPVGEVDPGEDDTSELKISSVVAVGRDQLLVEERTDKAARLQRVELNRRWDILGSRWDDPATDPSLEQSGGRAPVLPKQLVVDLRKVKGVPQKTEGIAISGRRTLTLVNDNDFGMTDGPDAFDDQGRLVDSGVPTKVVTVRLRTAAW; from the coding sequence ATGTCCCTACGTCAGCTGCGCCGTCCGCTCATGGTGGCGCTGCCGCTCGCGGTGCTCGCCACGGCAGTGGTACTCGGCCAGACGACCGCCCAGGCCGGTCCGGCGTCGGCCGTCGTCACCGGATCCGCGCAGCTGCCGGCAGTCCCGCTGGGCGAGTTCAGTAACGCGCTGCTGCCGGGCAGCGTGGGCAATGACCGCGGGGTGAAGCTGGGCGGCATCGGCAGCGACATCTTCCCGGCCGGGCGGGCCGGGGAGTTCTGGACGGTGACCGACCGCGGGCCCAACGGCCAGATCAAGGTGGACGGCAGCAAGCGGCGGACGTTCCCGGTGCCGGGCTTCGACCCGGCGCTGGTGAAGATCAAGGTGCGGGGCGACCGGGTCAGCGTTCTGGAGGCGCACCCGGTCACCACCCGTTCCGGCAAGGCCGTCACCGGGCTGCCGAACCAGCGGGGCCGGGACGAGGCGCCGTACACCTACGATGCCGGGAAGCCGCTGCGGTACGACCCCAACGGCCTGGACACCGAGGGCGTGGTGCGGGCCGCCGACGGCAGTTTCTGGCTGGCCGACGAGTACGGCCCGTCACTGGTGCATGTATCGGCTTCCGGCCGGGTGCTGGCCCGCCATGTCCCCAAGGGGCTGCATCTGACCGGCACCGACTACCCGGTCGTGGAGTCGCTGCCCAAGCTGCTGCAAAAGCGCGCGACCAACCGGGGTTTCGAGGGGCTGGCGCTGCTGCCGGACGGCGATCTGGTGGCGGCGGTGCAGAGCCCGCTGTCGAACCCTGACACGGCGGCCGGTGAAGCGTCCCGTACGGCCCGGCTGCTGCGCTTCTCGCCCGGCAAGGGCGCGGTGACCGCCGAGTACGCGTACCGCTTCGACCCGGTCGGCGAGGTCGACCCGGGCGAGGACGACACCTCCGAGCTGAAGATCTCCTCGGTGGTGGCGGTGGGCCGCGACCAGCTGCTGGTGGAGGAGCGCACCGACAAGGCCGCCCGGCTGCAACGGGTCGAGCTGAACAGGCGCTGGGACATTCTCGGCTCGCGCTGGGACGATCCGGCCACCGACCCGTCTCTGGAGCAGTCCGGCGGCCGTGCGCCGGTGCTGCCCAAGCAGCTGGTCGTCGATCTGCGCAAGGTCAAGGGCGTACCGCAGAAGACCGAGGGCATCGCGATCAGCGGGCGGCGCACCCTCACGCTGGTCAACGACAACGACTTCGGCATGACGGACGGCCCTGACGCGTTCGACGATCAGGGCCGTCTCGTGGACAGCGGGGTGCCGACGAAGGTGGTGACCGTGCGGCTCAGGACAGCGGCTTGGTGA